One region of Deltaproteobacteria bacterium genomic DNA includes:
- a CDS encoding PilZ domain-containing protein has product MSPSENPERRYTPRFDKAFPVFLSGDRGVTYGVARNVSEGGMYVELADAEPLGSSVTVTFAWPGSNAEMSVEAEVRYTAAINFGGEGEGLRAICGVGLRFVRFLERDLYDTAAPELGAMH; this is encoded by the coding sequence ATGAGCCCCAGCGAGAACCCCGAGCGCCGCTACACTCCCCGCTTCGACAAGGCCTTCCCGGTCTTCCTCTCCGGCGACCGGGGCGTCACCTACGGCGTCGCCCGCAACGTCAGCGAGGGTGGGATGTACGTCGAGCTCGCCGACGCGGAGCCCCTCGGCTCGAGCGTCACCGTCACCTTCGCCTGGCCGGGCTCCAACGCCGAGATGAGCGTCGAGGCGGAGGTCCGCTACACCGCCGCGATCAACTTCGGTGGAGAGGGCGAGGGCCTCCGGGCCATCTGCGGGGTGGGGCTGCGCTTCGTCCGCTTCCTCGAGCGCGACCTCTACGACACCGCCGCGCCCGAGCTCGGCGCGATGCACTAG